The genomic stretch CCGTGGCGACAACGACCCTGTCTGCGCGGCTTTCCGCGGCACGCTCACAGACATGCTGGATCATCGGCTTGCCGGCAATGTCTGCCAAAGGCTTGCCCGGAAGGCGGCTGGACGCATAGCGGGCCGGAATCACAACGGTAAAAGACATGTAGTAACCACCTGGCTGACTTGGGTTTAGCGCTTGTGCAGACGCTCATCAGTAGAGAGCGTCCGGGCTTCGGTAGCCAACATCACAGGAATCCCCTCGCGGATCGGGAACGCCATGGCGTCCTGGTAACAGACCAGCTCGGTTCTGTCCTCGTTGAGCTTCAGATCGCCCTTACACACCGGACAGGCCAACAGCGCCAACAGTTTTTTATCCATGTTGCTTACTCACTTGATATCAGGAAGTTAACGGCTCGGAACATTGGCGAACCCGGGCCAGAAACGCGTCCCGGAACGGTCCCGGCAATCTGGCCTCAACGGTGAGGCTCCAGGCATTATCGGGTGCAAATTCCCGGCATTTCACCGCGTCTTTTGCGGTCATGACTATCAACTCATCGGTATCACTGTTCAGATCCTCAGGACGGAAACGATGGTGATCCGGAAAGGCCGCTTCGGTAACATCGGCGCCAAGGGTTCTGAGTGTATCGAAAAACCGGGCCGGGTTTCCGATCCCGGCCACAGCCCTCACGGCCTTGCCCCTGAGATCGCCAACGGCTCTCGCCTCCCCTGTTTTCAGGTGAACAAGGGTTGCAGGCTCAAGAATCATGGAAAATATCGCAGGGTGGTCAATGCCAACAAAGCTTTCCATGGCCTGCTCTGAAAGCTCTTTGCCATTTACAATAACAAAGTCCACAGAAGCCAGTCGCGAAACCGGCTCCCGAAGCGGGCCAACGGGGATCAAGGCGCCGTTACCGATGCCCCTTTGCCCATCAAATACCGACAGCTCCAGGTCTCTGGGCAACTTGTAGTGTTGAAGGCCGTCGTCACAAATCAGCACATCACCCAGGTTTTTCTCAAGAGCGTAATCGGCGCCCCGTCGGCGGCGCGGATCAACAACAACCGGGCAACCGGTGCTCAGCGCCAGCATGACAGGCTCGTCACCGGCTTCGGAAGGACTGGTCTCCGCCGCAACTTCCAGCGGGTACTGGCCAGCATTACCACCATAACCCCTGCTGAGAATAACCGGCCGCCAGCCATCGGATGCCAGTGCGGAAACCAGCCAGGCGGTGAGCGGCGATTTGCCGGTTCCACCGGCAGTGATGTTGCCAACCACAATGACCGGAACCGGGAGCGACGCATCCCTCGCATCCCAGGCGGCCCGACGGCGGGCTTCCGCGATGCTCCGGTACAGCCAAGACAGCGGTGCCAGAAAAGCCAGAGGGCGCTTCCTTCCATACCAGAGACGCTCAACCAGCGAACTCATGGCAGATTGCACCGCGCTCATGACTGCTCGCTGAACTGCATCTGGTGCAATTGAGCGTAAGCGCCGCCAGCGGCAAGGAGTTCGTCGTGGCGGCCGGATTCGGCGATGCGGCCATTGTCCATCACCAGGATTCGGTCCGCTTTCTCGATGGTGGACAGGCGATGCGCAATGACCAGAGTGGTACGGCCCTGCATAACCGTTTCCAACGCTTCCTGGATATGGCGTTCAGATTCCGTATCCAGCGCCGATGTCGCCTCATCAAGGATCAGAATCGGGGCGTTCTTGAGCAGCGCCCGGGCGATGGCGAGCCGCTGTCGCTGCCCACCGGAAAGCATGACCCCGTTGTCACCGATCATGGTATCCAGTCCCTCGGGCATACGGTCAATAAATTCGAGCGCATGAGCCTTGGCGGCAGCCTCGCGGATTTCCTCCGGTGTGCAGTCTCTCAAAGCACCATAGGCGATATTGGCAGCGATGGTGTCGTTGAACAGGACAACGTTCTGGGTTACCAGAGCGATCTGTTTACGCAGGGCCTTGAGGGAGAAATCGCGCAACGAGTGCCCGTCGATTCGGATATCTCCGCCGGTGTACTCATAGAACCTCGGCAACAGGCTCACCAAGGTGGATTTACCGCTGCCGGAACGCCCAACCAGAGCCACACTCTGCCCGGCAGGAATGCTGAGGGATATGCCTTCCAGCACATTGTCCAACTGGTCACGGTACCGAAACGCCACTTCGTCAAACTCGATGTCGCCTTCAACGCGATCCGGCGAATACGTGCCCGGATCCTGCTCCGGCGACTCGTCGATGGTTTCGAAAACATCGTAAGCCGCTGCAACGCCCTTCTGGATCTTGGCGTGAACAGAGGTGACCTGGCGGATGGGCTTGGCCATGGTCGTCGCCGCCGTAATGAATGCCACCAGCTGGCCGGTGCTCATCTCACCACGAATTTCCGGCGCCAGCATCATCCAGACGAGCCCGGCAATGGCGATGGCCACCAGCACCTGAATCACTGGAACACTGATCGCCTGAGTCGACGCCATCTTCAGACTTTGCTTGAGGTTTTTGTCATTAACCTCTTGAAAACGCTGGCGTTCATAATCCTCACCGCCGAACGTACGAACAACCCGGTAGCCGGTAATGGATTCAGAGGCCACGTGGGTAATATCACCCATGGAGCCCTGGATACGTTTGCTGATCTTGCGGAAGCGCTTGCTGGCATAGCTTACAACCGCGGCAATAAGCGGCCCCACCGCCAGGAAAATCAGCGTGAGTTTCCAGTTGGTGTAGAACATGTAACCCAGCAGACCGACGATGGTCAGACCTTCACGGAGCGTGATGGTCACGGCGTTGGTCGTCGCCTCCGCCACCTGCTCGACGTTAAAGGTAAGCTTGGACACCAGCCGTCCCGCCGCGTTGTCATCGAAATAGCGGGAAGGCAGTGTCATCAGTCGATCAAATACATCGTTACGGAGCGCATTTATGACCTGGCGACCGACATAGCTGATGAAGTACTGGCTCAGGAAGGTGCCCAGCCCACGGAATGCGAACACGCCAACGATAACCATCGTCAGCATCAGACGATTCTGCTCGGTCGGATTCTCGATAGCCGCAATAACGTATTCCATGGCCGCCGCCATGCCCGTCGATGCGGCGGCATAGATGATGTTACCGAGTACCGCCAGAGAGAAGGCCAGCAGGAAGGGCTTCACATAGGCGAGCAGGCGTTTGTAGGTTTCCCAGCTGCCCGCCGGCAGGCCGGCCGCAGGGTCTGGCAAAGGCTCGGGTACCTTCACTGGCTCTCAGCCTCCCGCTCAGTGGTGATACTGAGCTTGGCGAACCCCAGGCGTCCGGCAACGTCCATGGCACGAACCACAAATTCATGGGGTGTGCGGGCGTCAGCGGTAATGATGAACGGAAGCGAGTTATTGCCTTCAGCCAGTTCACGGACACCCCGCTCTAGGGTCTCCCGCCGATTATTGACCAATGTGCGGTCGTTCAGGATGTACTGCCCCTCGGCATTGATCACCACGTCAATCTGCTGCACTTCGGATGCCGGCGCAGGCTCGCCGCTGGCCTCAGGCAATTCAACCTGCAGATGGCTCTCGCGGGTAAAGGTCGTGGAAACCATAAAGAAAATCAGCAGCAGAAACACCACGTCGATCAGTGGCGTCAGGTCTACCCCGACTTCCTGGCTCCTCTGGCGCTTGAACTTCACGGCGTTCAGGCTCCTTCCACGTCGATTTCGCGGTCTCCGTGCACTACCTCAACCAGCTTGATCGCTTCCTGCTCCATGCCGACGACCAGCTCATCCACTCTCCGGATAAAGTAGCGGTGGCATATAAGTGCCGGGATGGCGACGCTCAGGCCAGCGGCCGTAGTAATAAGCGCTTCAGAGATACCACCGGCGAGGTTGCCGGCGTTGCCAACCCCGGCCAATTGGATCTCGGCAAATACCTTGATCATGCCAATGACGGTACCAAGCAGTCCCAGCAGAGGGGTGATCGTCGCAACGGTACCCAGCGGGTTAAGGAAACGCTCCAGATCATGGATGACCTGGCTTGCCTCGTGCTCGATGCTCTCTTTCATGATTTCGCGGCCATGCTTGGCGTTAAGCAGGCCACCGGCAAGAATCCGGCCCAGGGGCGATGACCCCTGCAGGGCTTTCAGTTTCCGGCCATTGAGTTCTTTCTTCTTGATCCAGCGCCATAACTCATTGATGGTCTGGGGGGGCGCGACCCTGGAAGCGCGAAGGGTCCAGAAACGCTCCAGAATGATGGCCAGCGCCAGAATGGAGCAGGCAACAATTGGCACCATCAGAATGCCACCGGCTTTCAACAGCTCGAACACGCTTGGTCTCCCTGATTGTTTGCAAGCCGCGCTACTTTAGCATAGCTACCCGTGGAGGCCACACCTGCAATGTCACGGTATTTTACATTGGTCACGGGCAAGCCCCGAACCACCGACCCAGAACGACGAGCCATGCCGCATTTCCTTTAATACCAGCTTTTTATCGACAACGGTCATCTCGA from Marinobacter adhaerens HP15 encodes the following:
- a CDS encoding Trm112 family protein, whose amino-acid sequence is MDKKLLALLACPVCKGDLKLNEDRTELVCYQDAMAFPIREGIPVMLATEARTLSTDERLHKR
- the lpxK gene encoding tetraacyldisaccharide 4'-kinase encodes the protein MSAVQSAMSSLVERLWYGRKRPLAFLAPLSWLYRSIAEARRRAAWDARDASLPVPVIVVGNITAGGTGKSPLTAWLVSALASDGWRPVILSRGYGGNAGQYPLEVAAETSPSEAGDEPVMLALSTGCPVVVDPRRRRGADYALEKNLGDVLICDDGLQHYKLPRDLELSVFDGQRGIGNGALIPVGPLREPVSRLASVDFVIVNGKELSEQAMESFVGIDHPAIFSMILEPATLVHLKTGEARAVGDLRGKAVRAVAGIGNPARFFDTLRTLGADVTEAAFPDHHRFRPEDLNSDTDELIVMTAKDAVKCREFAPDNAWSLTVEARLPGPFRDAFLARVRQCSEPLTS
- the msbA gene encoding lipid A export permease/ATP-binding protein MsbA — its product is MKVPEPLPDPAAGLPAGSWETYKRLLAYVKPFLLAFSLAVLGNIIYAAASTGMAAAMEYVIAAIENPTEQNRLMLTMVIVGVFAFRGLGTFLSQYFISYVGRQVINALRNDVFDRLMTLPSRYFDDNAAGRLVSKLTFNVEQVAEATTNAVTITLREGLTIVGLLGYMFYTNWKLTLIFLAVGPLIAAVVSYASKRFRKISKRIQGSMGDITHVASESITGYRVVRTFGGEDYERQRFQEVNDKNLKQSLKMASTQAISVPVIQVLVAIAIAGLVWMMLAPEIRGEMSTGQLVAFITAATTMAKPIRQVTSVHAKIQKGVAAAYDVFETIDESPEQDPGTYSPDRVEGDIEFDEVAFRYRDQLDNVLEGISLSIPAGQSVALVGRSGSGKSTLVSLLPRFYEYTGGDIRIDGHSLRDFSLKALRKQIALVTQNVVLFNDTIAANIAYGALRDCTPEEIREAAAKAHALEFIDRMPEGLDTMIGDNGVMLSGGQRQRLAIARALLKNAPILILDEATSALDTESERHIQEALETVMQGRTTLVIAHRLSTIEKADRILVMDNGRIAESGRHDELLAAGGAYAQLHQMQFSEQS
- a CDS encoding ExbD/TolR family protein is translated as MKFKRQRSQEVGVDLTPLIDVVFLLLIFFMVSTTFTRESHLQVELPEASGEPAPASEVQQIDVVINAEGQYILNDRTLVNNRRETLERGVRELAEGNNSLPFIITADARTPHEFVVRAMDVAGRLGFAKLSITTEREAESQ
- a CDS encoding MotA/TolQ/ExbB proton channel family protein, producing the protein MFELLKAGGILMVPIVACSILALAIILERFWTLRASRVAPPQTINELWRWIKKKELNGRKLKALQGSSPLGRILAGGLLNAKHGREIMKESIEHEASQVIHDLERFLNPLGTVATITPLLGLLGTVIGMIKVFAEIQLAGVGNAGNLAGGISEALITTAAGLSVAIPALICHRYFIRRVDELVVGMEQEAIKLVEVVHGDREIDVEGA